A genomic segment from Haloarcula limicola encodes:
- a CDS encoding carbohydrate ABC transporter permease, with the protein MLQIVQQAVSPIFLKIEQLDEEKYGYLLVAPVFLVLSVLAFYPLLRTLFFSFHDDSLTGVSPIGEFAGLDNYVQLVTGQMNVILSYPFLSLQEPFSSALPVTLLITGVSVAVGTIMGLGMAIILNKEFRGRALARTIVILPWSIPIVIQGMMFYLLFQPSISFLVEPLASLGIFSGNPLVSSQDSTLIIILIDIWRKIPFIALIIMAGLASINQNLYDVAKVAGASKWQQFRYITLPLVKPVLFIGMIFYTISSMKVYGIVEASAGCSTVPTLTCLVVSTFRQQRWPTASAIAFLSALIIAVVVMVYVLRFREARE; encoded by the coding sequence ATGTTACAAATAGTCCAACAGGCGGTATCGCCGATCTTCCTCAAGATCGAGCAGTTGGACGAGGAGAAGTACGGGTACCTCCTGGTCGCCCCAGTGTTCCTGGTACTCTCGGTGCTGGCGTTCTATCCGCTGCTCCGAACGCTGTTCTTCTCGTTCCACGACGACTCACTCACCGGCGTGAGCCCCATCGGCGAGTTCGCCGGCCTCGACAACTACGTCCAACTCGTCACCGGCCAGATGAACGTCATCCTGAGCTACCCTTTCCTCAGCCTCCAAGAACCCTTCTCCAGCGCGCTTCCGGTCACGCTCCTCATCACGGGCGTCAGCGTCGCTGTCGGGACGATCATGGGACTGGGGATGGCGATTATCCTCAACAAGGAGTTCCGCGGCCGGGCACTCGCCCGGACCATCGTCATCCTGCCGTGGTCGATTCCCATCGTCATCCAGGGGATGATGTTCTACCTGCTGTTCCAGCCGTCGATCAGCTTCCTGGTCGAACCGCTGGCGTCGCTCGGGATCTTCTCGGGGAACCCGCTGGTGAGTAGTCAGGACTCGACGCTCATCATCATCCTCATCGACATCTGGCGGAAGATCCCGTTCATCGCGCTCATCATCATGGCCGGGCTCGCCAGCATCAACCAGAATCTCTACGACGTGGCGAAGGTCGCGGGCGCGTCGAAGTGGCAGCAGTTCCGCTACATCACGCTACCGCTGGTCAAGCCGGTGCTGTTCATCGGGATGATCTTCTACACCATCAGCTCGATGAAGGTCTACGGGATCGTCGAGGCGTCGGCCGGGTGTAGCACGGTGCCGACGCTCACCTGTCTGGTGGTCTCGACGTTCAGACAGCAGCGCTGGCCGACCGCGTCGGCGATCGCGTTCCTGTCCGCGCTGATCATCGCCGTCGTCGTCATGGTGTACGTCCTGCGGTTCAGGGAGGCCAGAGAATGA
- a CDS encoding carbohydrate ABC transporter permease: MSNEEYSGTLGRIVEYAVHNATDVYRLGFYVGLTSFIMITLFPFYWLLVLAVTPSDQLYQMGVLPESFNPNVFITVFQQYPLHHYIFNSVVLASITVVVCITLGSLAGYAFGRVDFPFKGPLLLVLLAISYFPGIAFLIPLFELLTGSVSVLGVSSPDLYNTPWGMVFPFTMLSLPITIFILTTFYEQIPDGLEDAARVEGTTRLGALFRVIMPLSAPGVVTAAIIVFIGVYREFFFSFIMTDGSPGNWAVLVYGILNFQQQYTTQYNLMAAASLMGIIPIAVLVIFAQDHIVRGLTSGGLKE; the protein is encoded by the coding sequence ATGAGTAACGAGGAATACTCCGGAACGCTGGGTCGGATCGTCGAGTACGCGGTCCACAACGCGACCGACGTCTACCGACTGGGCTTCTACGTCGGGCTGACGTCGTTCATCATGATCACGCTGTTCCCGTTCTACTGGCTGCTGGTGCTGGCGGTGACGCCGAGCGACCAGCTCTACCAGATGGGCGTGCTGCCGGAGTCGTTCAATCCGAACGTGTTCATCACCGTCTTCCAGCAGTACCCGCTTCACCACTACATCTTCAACAGCGTCGTGCTCGCGTCGATCACGGTGGTCGTCTGCATCACCCTGGGCAGCCTGGCGGGCTACGCCTTCGGTCGCGTCGACTTCCCGTTCAAGGGCCCGCTCCTGCTCGTGTTGCTGGCCATCTCGTACTTCCCGGGGATCGCGTTCCTCATCCCGCTCTTCGAGCTGCTCACCGGGTCGGTGAGCGTGCTCGGCGTCTCCTCGCCGGACCTCTACAACACGCCGTGGGGGATGGTGTTCCCGTTCACGATGCTCAGTCTCCCCATCACCATCTTCATCCTCACGACGTTCTACGAGCAGATCCCCGACGGACTGGAGGACGCCGCACGCGTTGAGGGGACGACTCGCCTCGGCGCGCTGTTCCGCGTCATCATGCCCCTCTCGGCACCGGGCGTGGTGACCGCGGCCATCATCGTCTTCATCGGCGTCTACCGGGAGTTCTTCTTCTCGTTCATCATGACCGATGGCTCGCCGGGGAACTGGGCCGTCCTAGTGTACGGGATCCTGAACTTCCAGCAGCAGTACACCACGCAGTACAACCTGATGGCGGCCGCGAGCCTCATGGGGATTATCCCCATCGCGGTGCTCGTCATCTTCGCGCAGGACCACATCGTCCGGGGCCTGACCTCGGGCGGCCTCAAGGAGTGA
- a CDS encoding ABC transporter ATP-binding protein, whose product MGQVNLTDVRKEYEDVVAVEGMDLTIEDDEFVCLVGPSGCGKSTTLETIAGLTMPTDGTVEIAGLDVTDKPPKDREIAMVFQNIALFPHMDVYENISFGLRLRNYDDDEIDRRVERAVEIVQLEGMLDRSPDELSGGQQQRVGIARAIVRQPEVFLMDEPLANLDAKLRVSMRTEIQRLQKELGITTVYVTHDQEEAMTMSDRIAVINDGELQQCSPPLVCYNQPANTFVAQFIGSPSMNLFDGEVDGDELDVGDFRAEFDTVGTGLHDGDAVRVGVRPEDIYLADDADNVPHPSDPVRVSVDVLEPVGDQTYAYMLVEDAVGDSDDPTEVLASLDPDRDIEEQSTVEVVFSRDDVHLFDAATGDAVTHSLVDRTGVGDDSTARGES is encoded by the coding sequence ATGGGACAAGTCAACCTCACCGACGTTCGCAAAGAGTACGAAGACGTAGTGGCAGTCGAAGGCATGGACCTCACCATCGAGGACGACGAGTTCGTCTGTCTGGTCGGTCCGTCGGGCTGTGGCAAGTCGACCACGCTCGAGACCATCGCCGGTCTCACTATGCCCACGGACGGAACAGTGGAGATAGCCGGCCTCGACGTGACCGATAAGCCGCCGAAGGATAGAGAGATCGCGATGGTGTTCCAGAACATCGCGCTGTTCCCGCACATGGACGTCTACGAGAACATCTCCTTCGGCCTCCGGCTCCGCAACTACGACGACGACGAGATCGACCGGCGCGTCGAGCGGGCCGTCGAGATCGTCCAACTGGAGGGGATGCTCGACAGGAGTCCGGACGAGCTCTCGGGCGGCCAGCAACAGCGCGTGGGCATCGCGCGCGCCATCGTGCGCCAGCCCGAGGTGTTCCTGATGGACGAGCCGTTGGCGAACTTAGACGCCAAGCTCCGCGTGTCGATGCGGACCGAGATCCAGCGCCTCCAGAAGGAACTCGGCATCACGACGGTGTACGTCACCCACGATCAGGAGGAGGCGATGACGATGTCAGACCGCATCGCGGTCATCAACGACGGCGAACTCCAGCAGTGCTCGCCGCCGCTGGTCTGTTACAACCAGCCGGCCAACACCTTCGTCGCGCAGTTCATCGGGAGCCCCTCGATGAACCTCTTCGACGGCGAGGTCGATGGCGACGAACTCGACGTGGGCGACTTCCGGGCCGAGTTCGACACCGTCGGAACTGGTCTCCACGACGGCGACGCGGTCCGGGTCGGCGTCCGCCCGGAGGACATCTACCTCGCGGATGACGCCGACAACGTGCCGCACCCGAGCGACCCCGTCAGAGTGTCGGTGGACGTGCTCGAACCCGTCGGCGACCAGACGTACGCCTACATGCTGGTCGAGGACGCGGTGGGCGACAGCGACGATCCGACGGAGGTGCTCGCCAGCCTCGACCCGGACCGGGACATCGAAGAGCAGTCCACCGTCGAGGTGGTCTTCTCGCGCGACGACGTCCACCTGTTCGACGCGGCGACGGGCGACGCCGTCACGCACAGCCTCGTCGACCGGACCGGTGTCGGCGACGATTCGACCGCACGGGGGGAGAGCTGA
- a CDS encoding RICIN domain-containing protein: MSDEYDSDEQRDARTGSSDFALSRRDVMSAVGSVSLGGAFAGSANAQANGEGGRGGVGNQPWYEWEANVDAGDNCLWNLNSVDVDHVHTDARAAEVVVWRDDEGTYHADGEAGVVASGEELMGVVQAAVDSLSDDRSVKERVLVADSGTVSADDEVTGVDLPSHTVVDVAGTITVEDDAEAGDLFSATGAENVEIPRLTVEGPASRAVFMDDCSEVRIGRLWIEGVTVQGVRIQGGTKDVQIDTVYLEDTGHHGVETYDVTRIQIGQVIGVDPGSSVVLLNQTFDATVGQVVGENPKFDYATFRLANGCRNVTCGQVVSRGGVRGVSIITGTRDVTVGEVNIHGGRKAGMLLVDVRNINILGGVIKNVDGPGVNIWSLGLQGTTSEINEGITLSNLRITDERPEGERRQTWAISEDGACLNNRFIDNDVRGGGTEGRIDVASETTVVDRNSGGGLDSGTVTLTSGSPAARVEGVTADELSSLELRAQPLDAPDAAFAWEHYFEWTGDQWDLVVEWRTDPGTSLTLEYIVDRPQATTDREFDREAVWEESVATVEPGTYRIVNANSGKVLEVANGSTSVGANVQQGTWNDEPSQRWTVTGGGEDWRVTAQRIEPEHSSLALDESGENAVQGPGREFTLERYENGHQIKTGDGRFQVADASLEDGANVVEGEWEGGANQIWLFERL, translated from the coding sequence ATGAGCGACGAATACGATAGCGACGAGCAGCGCGACGCGCGTACAGGATCGAGCGACTTCGCACTCAGCCGCCGGGACGTGATGAGCGCCGTCGGGAGCGTCAGCCTCGGCGGCGCGTTCGCCGGGTCGGCGAACGCCCAAGCGAACGGTGAGGGCGGTCGAGGCGGCGTCGGGAACCAACCGTGGTACGAGTGGGAAGCGAACGTAGATGCCGGCGATAACTGCCTCTGGAACCTCAACAGCGTAGACGTCGACCACGTCCACACCGACGCCCGCGCGGCGGAGGTCGTCGTCTGGCGCGACGACGAGGGCACGTACCACGCCGACGGGGAGGCCGGCGTCGTCGCCAGCGGCGAGGAGCTAATGGGCGTCGTCCAGGCCGCGGTGGACAGCCTGAGCGACGACCGGAGCGTCAAAGAGCGCGTCCTCGTGGCCGACTCGGGGACGGTCAGCGCCGACGACGAGGTGACGGGCGTCGACCTGCCCAGTCACACTGTCGTCGACGTCGCGGGCACGATAACGGTCGAAGACGACGCCGAGGCCGGCGACCTGTTCTCGGCCACGGGCGCGGAGAACGTCGAGATACCGCGGCTTACGGTCGAAGGACCGGCCAGCAGGGCGGTCTTCATGGACGACTGTAGTGAGGTCCGCATCGGCCGCCTGTGGATAGAGGGCGTCACGGTACAGGGCGTCCGGATTCAGGGCGGGACCAAGGACGTCCAGATAGACACCGTCTACCTCGAAGATACCGGTCACCACGGGGTCGAGACGTACGACGTGACCCGCATCCAGATCGGGCAGGTCATCGGCGTCGATCCGGGCAGTTCCGTGGTGCTGCTCAACCAGACGTTCGACGCGACGGTGGGACAGGTCGTCGGGGAGAACCCCAAGTTCGACTACGCCACGTTCCGCCTGGCCAACGGCTGCCGGAACGTCACGTGCGGGCAGGTGGTGAGCCGCGGCGGCGTCCGCGGCGTCTCCATCATTACCGGGACCCGCGACGTGACTGTGGGCGAAGTCAACATTCACGGCGGCCGGAAGGCGGGGATGCTCCTCGTCGACGTTCGGAATATCAACATCCTCGGGGGCGTCATCAAGAACGTCGACGGTCCCGGCGTCAACATCTGGTCGCTCGGCCTGCAGGGGACCACCTCGGAGATAAACGAGGGCATCACGCTGAGCAACCTGCGCATCACCGACGAGCGACCGGAGGGCGAGCGACGGCAGACGTGGGCCATCAGCGAGGACGGCGCGTGTCTCAACAACCGCTTCATCGACAACGACGTCCGGGGCGGCGGCACCGAGGGCCGCATCGACGTGGCCTCCGAGACGACGGTGGTCGACCGGAACTCGGGCGGCGGCCTTGACTCGGGAACGGTGACGCTCACGTCCGGGTCGCCGGCCGCGCGCGTCGAGGGCGTGACGGCCGACGAACTGTCGTCGCTCGAACTCAGAGCGCAACCGCTCGACGCGCCGGACGCCGCGTTCGCGTGGGAGCACTACTTCGAGTGGACCGGCGACCAGTGGGACCTCGTCGTCGAGTGGCGGACCGACCCCGGGACGTCGCTGACGCTCGAATACATCGTCGACCGGCCGCAGGCGACGACCGACCGCGAGTTCGACCGCGAGGCAGTCTGGGAGGAGTCCGTTGCGACGGTCGAACCCGGTACCTACCGCATCGTCAACGCCAACAGCGGCAAGGTGCTCGAAGTGGCCAACGGGTCGACGTCGGTCGGGGCGAACGTCCAGCAGGGGACGTGGAACGACGAGCCCTCCCAGCGGTGGACCGTCACCGGCGGCGGGGAGGACTGGCGGGTCACCGCCCAGCGGATCGAACCCGAACACAGCAGCCTGGCGCTGGACGAGAGCGGCGAGAACGCCGTACAGGGCCCCGGCCGGGAGTTCACGCTCGAACGCTACGAGAACGGCCACCAGATAAAGACCGGCGACGGCCGGTTCCAGGTCGCCGACGCCTCGCTGGAAGACGGCGCGAACGTCGTCGAGGGCGAGTGGGAGGGCGGCGCGAACCAGATCTGGCTGTTCGAGCGCTTGTAG
- a CDS encoding aldo/keto reductase, producing MSDLPAIGLGTWQNTDPETCAQSVRTALEAGYRHIDTAQYYGNEEAVGEGIARADVPREEVFVGSKVHAEKFGLAHDEVIEGLEVTLDRLNLDYLDLLYVHWPVGNYDAAETMPAFDELVDRELIDHVGVCNFGVDLLDEAMDHLESPLFAHQAETHPLLQQDELVGHAQDNDYHHIAYSPLARGNVFDISEITDIAEKHGVSASQVSLAWLLSRENVSVVPKATGEDHIRDNFAAKDLELDDEDVEAIQNIEQTERYVSRDGAPWLEA from the coding sequence ATGAGCGACCTACCAGCCATAGGCCTCGGTACGTGGCAGAACACCGACCCGGAGACGTGCGCACAGAGCGTGCGGACGGCGCTCGAAGCCGGGTACAGACACATCGACACGGCGCAGTACTACGGTAACGAGGAAGCGGTCGGTGAGGGCATCGCCCGCGCCGACGTCCCCCGCGAGGAGGTCTTCGTCGGCTCGAAGGTCCACGCCGAGAAGTTCGGCCTCGCACACGACGAAGTCATCGAGGGCTTGGAGGTCACGCTCGACCGCCTGAACCTCGACTACCTCGACCTGCTGTACGTCCACTGGCCGGTCGGCAACTACGACGCCGCCGAGACGATGCCGGCCTTCGACGAGCTCGTCGACCGCGAGCTTATCGACCACGTCGGCGTCTGTAACTTCGGCGTCGACTTACTCGACGAAGCGATGGACCACCTGGAGTCGCCGCTGTTCGCTCACCAGGCCGAGACCCACCCGCTGTTACAGCAGGACGAACTCGTCGGCCACGCGCAGGACAACGACTACCACCACATCGCGTACTCCCCGCTCGCCCGCGGCAACGTCTTCGACATTTCCGAAATCACGGATATCGCCGAGAAACACGGCGTCAGCGCGTCGCAGGTCAGCCTCGCGTGGCTCCTCTCCCGGGAGAACGTCAGCGTCGTCCCGAAGGCGACGGGCGAGGACCACATCAGAGACAACTTCGCCGCGAAAGACCTCGAACTCGACGACGAGGACGTCGAGGCGATACAGAACATCGAGCAGACTGAGCGATACGTCAGCCGCGACGGCGCGCCGTGGCTCGAAGCCTGA
- a CDS encoding Gfo/Idh/MocA family protein gives MTYRAGVIGTGGIAGMGILGMHDEEAIGTEKIDASHAGGYESTDEIELVAVADVDEEKLSTFGSAWDIPSERQYVGHEAMLDAEDLDVVSVCTPSFLHHEHAIDAAQSAADPSVIWCEKPIASQVSAAEEMVEVCEETDTELVINHSFRFTDKLQRLRDLIHEQNLLGEVKSVSTQYRMELMRNSTHVLDTLVYLLDARAERVSGYITGENEAVDSLDAAEDVVDAGGGGHVVMDDGSFVTVDCTIPRDISSMTLNFIGTEGKLYLNNDDGEWRYWSLEDGEHVEQSLPGIDGAWTWEDDYKRSFANAARHIQDLLNGDGENYSPGVEAARSLEIIVGFYLSHYTGSTVDVPLAKPLREIPITSW, from the coding sequence ATGACATATAGAGCAGGCGTAATCGGCACGGGCGGTATCGCAGGCATGGGTATCCTCGGGATGCACGACGAGGAGGCCATCGGCACGGAGAAGATCGACGCGAGCCACGCCGGCGGATACGAGAGCACCGACGAGATCGAGCTAGTCGCGGTCGCCGACGTCGACGAGGAGAAGCTCTCGACGTTCGGCAGCGCGTGGGACATCCCGTCGGAGCGCCAGTACGTCGGCCACGAGGCGATGCTCGACGCCGAAGACCTCGACGTCGTCTCGGTCTGCACGCCGTCGTTCCTCCACCACGAACACGCGATCGACGCCGCACAGTCGGCGGCCGATCCGTCGGTCATTTGGTGTGAGAAGCCCATCGCCTCGCAGGTCAGCGCCGCCGAGGAGATGGTCGAGGTGTGCGAGGAGACGGACACCGAACTCGTCATCAATCACTCGTTCCGCTTTACCGACAAGCTCCAGCGCCTCCGCGACCTCATCCACGAGCAGAACCTCCTCGGCGAGGTGAAGTCGGTGAGCACGCAGTATCGGATGGAACTGATGCGAAACTCCACGCACGTCCTCGACACGCTCGTCTATCTCTTAGACGCCCGAGCGGAGCGGGTGAGCGGCTACATCACCGGCGAGAACGAGGCCGTCGATTCGCTGGACGCGGCGGAGGACGTCGTCGACGCCGGCGGGGGCGGCCACGTCGTCATGGACGACGGCTCGTTCGTCACCGTCGACTGCACGATTCCCCGGGACATCTCCTCGATGACGCTGAACTTCATCGGCACCGAGGGGAAACTGTACCTGAACAACGACGACGGCGAGTGGCGGTACTGGTCGCTCGAAGACGGCGAGCACGTCGAACAGTCGCTGCCCGGCATCGACGGCGCGTGGACGTGGGAAGACGACTACAAGCGGTCGTTCGCCAACGCGGCGAGACACATCCAGGACCTCCTGAACGGCGACGGAGAGAACTATTCGCCCGGCGTCGAAGCCGCCCGGTCGCTCGAGATCATCGTCGGGTTCTACCTCTCGCATTACACCGGCTCGACGGTCGACGTGCCGCTGGCGAAACCGCTGCGCGAGATCCCGATCACGTCCTGGTAG
- a CDS encoding DUF362 domain-containing protein, protein MDANEQAIAANALSVPEETIVEACDDPPLPELGVIEQVWETDPIAPDEVAAHAALAVESLSLDGVPDGGEIALGVGSRGIANLATVVTGVVDALADAGYEPFVFPAMGSHGGATGEGQREMLNELGVTESAIGCEIRSSMDVVEVGRTPDRDVPVVADANAVAADAIIPINRVKPHTDFDGSVESGLSKMLVIGMGKQRGAQIAHKWAVDWSFRRMIPEITDQLLDELPIVGGVAIVEDQHDETTLVEGVPPSGFLDREEELLETAYDLMPKLPFEELDLVVFDRQGKEISGQGIDTNVIGRRPFSINEPAPEKPDIKRIYTRGLTEKTHGNAMGVGSADVIHEDIVAELDAPTTLINALTASTIRGVKLPPVVETDRAGLVAALSTIGVVDTDTVRVLRAADTMHLHRLYASPGLIEAARDRDDLRVVEEPSPIEFDDGQFAAPSLRE, encoded by the coding sequence ATGGACGCGAACGAGCAAGCGATAGCAGCGAACGCGCTCTCCGTTCCGGAGGAGACCATCGTCGAGGCCTGCGACGACCCGCCGCTTCCCGAACTCGGAGTGATCGAACAGGTCTGGGAGACCGACCCGATAGCGCCCGACGAAGTCGCGGCCCACGCGGCTTTGGCCGTCGAGTCGCTGTCCCTCGACGGCGTTCCCGACGGCGGCGAAATCGCGCTGGGCGTCGGTAGCCGCGGAATCGCGAACCTCGCGACCGTCGTCACGGGAGTCGTGGACGCGCTCGCCGACGCCGGCTACGAGCCGTTCGTCTTCCCGGCGATGGGGAGCCACGGCGGGGCCACCGGCGAGGGCCAGCGGGAGATGCTGAACGAACTCGGCGTGACCGAGTCGGCCATCGGCTGTGAGATCCGCTCCAGCATGGACGTCGTCGAGGTCGGGCGGACGCCGGACCGCGACGTTCCCGTCGTCGCCGACGCCAACGCCGTCGCGGCGGACGCCATCATCCCCATCAACCGCGTCAAACCGCACACGGACTTCGACGGCTCCGTCGAGAGCGGGCTCTCGAAGATGCTCGTCATCGGCATGGGCAAGCAACGCGGCGCGCAGATCGCGCACAAGTGGGCGGTCGACTGGTCGTTCAGGCGGATGATTCCGGAGATCACCGACCAGTTGCTCGACGAACTGCCCATCGTCGGCGGCGTCGCCATCGTCGAGGACCAGCACGACGAGACGACGCTGGTCGAGGGCGTTCCGCCGAGCGGGTTCCTCGACCGCGAGGAGGAACTGCTGGAGACGGCCTACGACCTGATGCCGAAGCTCCCGTTCGAGGAGCTCGACCTCGTCGTCTTCGACCGGCAGGGCAAGGAGATCAGCGGGCAGGGCATCGATACCAACGTCATCGGTCGCCGCCCGTTCTCCATCAACGAGCCCGCGCCCGAGAAACCGGACATCAAGCGCATCTACACCCGCGGGCTTACCGAGAAGACCCACGGCAACGCGATGGGCGTCGGCTCGGCGGACGTGATCCACGAGGACATCGTCGCGGAACTGGACGCGCCGACGACGCTCATCAACGCGCTCACCGCCAGCACGATCCGCGGCGTGAAGCTCCCGCCGGTGGTCGAGACCGACCGCGCCGGTCTCGTCGCCGCGCTGTCGACCATCGGCGTCGTCGACACCGACACCGTCCGGGTCCTCCGCGCGGCCGACACGATGCATCTCCACCGCCTCTACGCCTCGCCCGGACTGATCGAGGCCGCGCGCGATCGCGACGACCTCCGGGTCGTCGAGGAGCCGAGCCCAATCGAGTTCGACGACGGGCAGTTCGCCGCGCCGTCGCTTCGGGAGTAG
- a CDS encoding glycerate kinase type-2 family protein: protein MIHNRSALAVSPDHEVALDCIEAAIDAAAPETATRAAVDLSGQTLTIGETTYDLGEYTEVVLVGGGKATGGVTRALESVLGESLSGGQVVVKQPVDTATVESAVGDHPLPSARNVEATAAMLDIVDEADEETLVLFALTGGASALLSAPAGDLTLEDLQTTTDRLLDGGVPIDEINAVRKHLSAVKGGQLARRAAPATVAGLLLSDVVGNDLSTIGSGPSVPDETTYGDALAVLDRHGIDPPAAVREHLEAGDAGELSETPSPGDPVFDRVTNHLVGDNATALDAAAAVARERGYEPLVLTSRLRGEAREVAKPLVAVAEEAAATGTPVDPPAVLLAGGETTVTVTGDGGRGGPNQELVLSGALEHGGSAVVAAVDTDGEDGSSDVAGAIADVTTVSERERAREALLANDAGSYLSAAGATIETGPTGTNVNDVVVLVVPDVDE from the coding sequence ATGATTCACAACCGAAGCGCGCTCGCGGTCAGCCCCGACCACGAGGTCGCGCTCGACTGTATCGAGGCCGCCATCGACGCCGCCGCGCCGGAGACGGCCACGCGCGCGGCCGTCGACCTATCTGGCCAGACGCTCACGATCGGGGAGACGACGTACGACCTCGGCGAGTACACCGAGGTCGTCCTCGTTGGCGGCGGGAAAGCGACGGGCGGCGTGACCCGCGCGCTCGAATCCGTCCTCGGCGAGTCCCTCAGCGGCGGACAGGTCGTCGTCAAGCAACCGGTGGACACCGCGACCGTCGAGAGCGCGGTCGGTGACCACCCACTTCCATCCGCACGAAACGTCGAAGCGACGGCCGCGATGCTCGATATCGTGGACGAGGCCGACGAGGAGACGCTCGTCCTGTTCGCGCTCACCGGCGGCGCGAGCGCGCTCCTGTCCGCGCCGGCCGGGGACCTGACGCTCGAAGATCTACAGACGACGACGGACCGCCTGCTCGACGGCGGCGTCCCCATCGACGAGATCAACGCCGTCCGCAAGCACCTCTCGGCGGTGAAGGGCGGACAGCTCGCGCGGCGAGCGGCCCCCGCGACCGTCGCCGGCCTGCTCCTGAGCGACGTGGTCGGCAACGATCTCTCGACGATCGGAAGCGGGCCGTCGGTCCCCGACGAGACGACCTACGGAGACGCCCTCGCGGTGCTCGACCGTCACGGCATCGACCCGCCGGCGGCCGTTCGGGAACACCTCGAAGCCGGCGACGCCGGGGAGCTATCGGAGACGCCGTCCCCAGGCGACCCGGTCTTCGACCGCGTCACGAACCACCTCGTCGGCGACAACGCGACGGCGCTCGACGCCGCCGCCGCGGTGGCCCGGGAGCGCGGCTACGAGCCGCTCGTCCTGACCTCGCGCCTGCGAGGGGAAGCCCGCGAGGTGGCGAAGCCGCTCGTCGCCGTTGCCGAGGAGGCCGCGGCGACGGGGACGCCGGTCGATCCGCCGGCCGTCCTCCTCGCTGGCGGCGAGACGACGGTCACGGTCACCGGGGACGGCGGGCGGGGCGGCCCCAATCAGGAACTCGTCCTCTCCGGCGCGCTCGAACACGGGGGGAGCGCGGTCGTCGCCGCCGTCGACACGGACGGCGAGGACGGGAGTTCCGACGTGGCCGGTGCCATCGCCGACGTGACGACTGTGAGTGAGCGCGAACGGGCCCGAGAGGCGCTCCTCGCGAACGACGCGGGGTCGTACCTCTCGGCGGCCGGGGCGACCATCGAGACCGGGCCGACCGGGACGAACGTCAACGACGTGGTCGTCCTGGTCGTTCCCGACGTCGACGAGTGA
- a CDS encoding glycoside hydrolase family 88 protein, with amino-acid sequence MASENSTPPAARAASHLRTLDLDGQSWITGVAINGLLAEGSEESVQTARELVDRAVATQDDDGQLGYGPSYPIEVFSHGREYEASWELTVKKCMNANNTTAIGHGVLDFYERTGDEEYLDAARNEYEWLMSVDRTKTGGIPHHDPEVAGIKSLWIDSVYMMCPFFSRFAEAAEEPTAHDEAVEQYQVHAEHLRDPRTGLFRHIWVEEPDHYPQGTFWARGNGWAATAAVEILDRLPADHDQRDALVEQFRDHCESLLPLQDGSGFWHNLVDDPNTPLESSGTLMFAYAFDRGIELGLLDEAQYGDAAADALDAVTRVVDDDGEVGRVAGPPGGPEAPLTVTPYGQGWYLMAADSVR; translated from the coding sequence ATGGCGTCAGAGAATTCTACACCCCCAGCGGCACGTGCAGCGTCGCATCTACGGACCCTCGACCTCGACGGACAGTCGTGGATCACCGGCGTCGCGATCAACGGACTGTTGGCCGAGGGGAGCGAAGAGTCCGTACAGACCGCCAGAGAACTCGTCGACAGGGCCGTCGCGACGCAGGACGACGACGGACAGCTGGGATACGGGCCGAGCTATCCCATCGAGGTGTTCAGCCACGGCCGGGAGTACGAGGCCAGCTGGGAGCTGACGGTGAAGAAATGCATGAACGCGAACAACACGACCGCGATCGGCCACGGCGTGCTCGACTTCTACGAGCGGACGGGAGACGAGGAGTATCTCGACGCGGCGAGGAACGAGTACGAGTGGCTCATGTCCGTCGACCGGACGAAGACCGGCGGCATCCCCCACCACGACCCGGAGGTGGCCGGCATCAAATCGCTGTGGATCGACTCGGTGTACATGATGTGTCCGTTTTTCAGCAGGTTCGCCGAGGCGGCCGAGGAACCGACGGCACACGACGAGGCCGTCGAGCAGTATCAGGTCCACGCCGAACATCTCCGCGACCCGCGAACCGGGCTGTTCCGCCACATCTGGGTCGAGGAGCCCGACCACTATCCACAGGGGACGTTCTGGGCGCGAGGAAACGGCTGGGCCGCCACAGCGGCCGTCGAGATTCTCGACCGACTGCCCGCGGACCACGACCAGCGCGACGCGCTGGTCGAGCAGTTCCGAGACCACTGCGAGTCGCTGCTCCCGCTGCAGGACGGCAGCGGCTTCTGGCACAACCTCGTCGACGACCCGAACACGCCGCTGGAATCCTCCGGCACGCTGATGTTCGCCTACGCGTTCGACCGCGGCATCGAACTCGGACTGCTCGACGAGGCGCAGTACGGTGACGCGGCGGCCGACGCGCTCGACGCGGTGACGCGCGTCGTCGACGACGACGGCGAAGTCGGCCGCGTGGCCGGCCCGCCGGGCGGACCCGAAGCGCCGCTGACGGTGACGCCGTACGGGCAGGGCTGGTACCTCATGGCGGCCGACAGCGTTCGCTGA